One window of Thioflexithrix psekupsensis genomic DNA carries:
- a CDS encoding class I SAM-dependent methyltransferase — translation MIPYFPPRYLFRRYEILRHIRPAESFLEVGAGGLALSSELTRYFKQGHAIDFSPDIAEIYRQLPDKIREKLTFQYGDIYQLSPDKKYGCIIACEVMEHVEDDVQFLHILKSLLTPQGQLILSVPARMKFWTIHDDIVGHLRRYEKAELIQLMQRVGFESVKIMAYGYPFVNGLHFLRALYAKKQAVIKQQWTAEQQTQHSGIHHVPSSWNILGLFVNPYTFLPLNWIAQLFNHSDLSEGYLIIAQVEKKP, via the coding sequence ATGATTCCTTATTTTCCGCCTCGTTATTTATTTCGTCGTTATGAAATTTTGCGCCATATTCGCCCTGCTGAATCTTTTTTAGAAGTGGGTGCGGGCGGATTGGCTTTATCGAGTGAATTAACCCGTTATTTTAAACAAGGTCATGCCATTGATTTTTCTCCAGACATTGCGGAGATTTATCGACAATTACCTGATAAAATTCGAGAAAAATTAACGTTTCAATATGGTGATATTTATCAATTATCGCCAGATAAAAAATATGGTTGCATTATTGCATGTGAAGTGATGGAACATGTCGAAGATGATGTGCAATTTTTACATATTTTAAAATCGTTATTAACGCCACAAGGTCAATTGATTTTATCTGTACCTGCGCGGATGAAATTTTGGACAATTCATGATGATATTGTTGGGCATTTGCGACGCTATGAAAAAGCAGAATTGATACAATTAATGCAGCGAGTTGGGTTTGAGTCGGTAAAAATAATGGCTTATGGTTATCCGTTTGTGAATGGTTTGCACTTTTTACGCGCTTTATATGCGAAAAAACAAGCGGTCATTAAACAACAATGGACAGCAGAACAACAAACGCAGCACAGTGGCATTCATCATGTGCCAAGCTCTTGGAATATTTTGGGATTGTTCGTTAATCCTTATACTTTTTTACCCTTAAATTGGATAGCGCAATTATTTAATCATTCTGATTTATCAGAAGGGTATTTGATCATTGCGCAGGTAGAAAAAAAGCCATAA
- a CDS encoding 4'-phosphopantetheinyl transferase family protein gives MKIDIFYCHYPQILLSNNWARLIQQIPEFLHAPILRYVNWSDRQNSLLSRLLLKQALIQNGFSPDLLMQYPTKPHQRPQLSPLFDINLSHSQHAAICAISLSGKIGIDIEYHRALEVESFQRIFTAQQWHSLQQKKTNNLPLFYQFWTLKESVAKADGRGLGIDLARIEENPAGQVEIDRHIWFVQSLALKLPYYSCYLASDHQAEIVIKEYSITDFLS, from the coding sequence ATGAAAATTGATATATTCTATTGTCATTATCCCCAGATTTTATTATCTAACAATTGGGCGCGTTTAATTCAACAAATCCCCGAATTTTTACATGCGCCTATATTGCGTTATGTCAATTGGTCGGATCGGCAAAATAGTCTATTGAGTCGATTATTATTAAAACAAGCATTAATACAAAATGGTTTCTCTCCCGACTTATTAATGCAATATCCAACAAAACCGCATCAACGCCCACAATTATCACCTTTATTCGACATTAATTTATCTCACAGCCAACATGCGGCTATTTGTGCGATTAGTTTATCGGGAAAAATAGGTATTGATATAGAATATCATCGTGCTTTAGAAGTTGAATCATTTCAACGTATTTTTACCGCGCAACAATGGCACAGTTTACAGCAAAAAAAAACCAATAATTTACCCTTGTTTTATCAATTTTGGACACTAAAAGAGAGTGTAGCCAAAGCCGATGGACGCGGCTTAGGCATTGATTTAGCCCGTATTGAAGAAAATCCAGCGGGACAAGTAGAGATTGATCGTCACATTTGGTTTGTGCAATCATTGGCCTTAAAACTTCCTTATTATTCTTGTTATTTAGCCAGTGATCATCAAGCAGAAATAGTCATTAAAGAATATTCAATAACTGACTTTTTATCTTGA
- a CDS encoding MotA/TolQ/ExbB proton channel family protein, whose product MLEIIRSGGWVMWPILLCSVLSLAIIVERFWSLRRRAVIPPNLTAQVWQWVKSNSDKRLDEKHLELLRKNSPMGQILAAGLANMHHDREMMKAGIEEIGNQVVHQLERYLNTLGTIAEIAPLLGLLGTVTGIISMLAAVGEGGLGNPTVLSSGLAEALITTAAGLTVAIPTFVFYRYFRGLVDSLVVAMEQEALKLIDVLHGDREANS is encoded by the coding sequence ATGTTAGAAATCATTCGAAGCGGTGGCTGGGTGATGTGGCCGATTTTATTATGTTCGGTGTTATCGCTGGCGATTATTGTGGAGCGGTTTTGGAGTTTGCGGCGACGTGCCGTAATTCCACCAAATCTCACCGCACAAGTGTGGCAATGGGTGAAAAGTAACAGCGATAAACGCTTAGATGAGAAGCACTTAGAATTGTTGCGTAAAAATTCTCCGATGGGACAAATTCTGGCCGCAGGTCTGGCCAATATGCACCATGACCGCGAAATGATGAAAGCAGGGATTGAGGAAATTGGCAATCAAGTGGTGCATCAATTAGAGCGTTATTTAAACACGCTGGGAACGATTGCTGAAATTGCACCATTACTGGGTTTATTAGGCACGGTGACAGGGATTATTAGCATGTTGGCGGCGGTGGGGGAAGGCGGCTTGGGAAATCCTACGGTATTGTCTAGCGGATTAGCAGAAGCATTAATCACCACCGCAGCAGGTTTAACCGTAGCTATTCCCACTTTTGTTTTCTATCGTTATTTTCGCGGATTAGTGGATTCTTTAGTGGTCGCAATGGAGCAAGAAGCGTTAAAATTAATTGATGTGTTGCATGGGGATCGTGAGGCGAATTCATGA
- a CDS encoding phasin family protein, giving the protein MQNDVIKQWTEMSKVAVDALQQMTSANAEAMSQLIHNQFNSKNLGDVIKAAVESAKEFREINTQAFNTLLQKQLGMVNLNSSADSVKELGEIGNNAMTKFVEQQTALLNTYVETNRIYLDAIKDAKNPQDLVAAQTKMFTELQAQMKSHTMQTLTTLEALKSAISTWSSTMQNNAK; this is encoded by the coding sequence ATGCAAAATGATGTGATCAAGCAGTGGACGGAAATGAGTAAAGTCGCCGTCGATGCCCTGCAACAAATGACCAGCGCAAATGCAGAAGCAATGAGCCAACTGATCCACAACCAATTCAACAGCAAGAATTTGGGTGATGTGATTAAAGCCGCAGTGGAATCTGCTAAAGAATTCCGCGAAATCAATACCCAAGCCTTCAATACCTTGTTGCAAAAACAACTGGGCATGGTCAACTTGAATAGTTCTGCCGATTCTGTAAAAGAACTGGGCGAAATTGGCAATAATGCCATGACCAAATTCGTTGAGCAACAAACGGCGTTATTAAATACCTATGTGGAAACCAACCGCATTTATTTAGATGCCATCAAAGACGCGAAAAATCCCCAAGATTTAGTCGCTGCACAAACCAAAATGTTCACCGAATTGCAAGCGCAAATGAAGTCCCACACCATGCAAACACTGACCACATTAGAAGCCTTAAAATCGGCTATTTCTACTTGGTCAAGCACAATGCAAAACAACGCCAAATAA
- the hemH gene encoding ferrochelatase yields MTSHLQGFSYDHHHIPKIGILLVNLGTPQAATTKELRRYLGEFLWDYRVTETPRALWWLILHGIILRKRPAHSAKAYQRVWTAEGSPLLCISRAQARDVQTALRARYPAPVHVALGMRYGKPSIADALEELRENQAQQIVILPLYPQYASPTTGSTFDAVAQVLTRWRWIPDLRFISHYHDHPSYINALAQEIKSYWQRHGQGDRLLFSYHGIPKRFFLAGDPYHCECHKTSRLVAEALQLLPEQWEVCFQSRFGREEWLTPYTDERVKTLAKEGVPRIDVVCPGFSADCLETLAEINEENRAYFLENGGRYFHYIPALNNTPLHIEALTDIVLNHLQGLMTKGASILSTEADARMAQMQQLKDRD; encoded by the coding sequence ATGACTTCTCATTTACAAGGTTTTTCTTACGATCATCATCACATTCCTAAAATTGGCATTTTATTGGTCAATTTAGGCACACCACAAGCCGCAACCACTAAGGAATTACGGCGTTATTTAGGTGAATTTTTATGGGATTATCGCGTAACCGAAACGCCGCGGGCGTTATGGTGGTTAATTCTGCATGGGATTATTTTGCGCAAACGGCCGGCGCATTCTGCAAAAGCCTATCAACGGGTGTGGACGGCAGAGGGGTCGCCGTTATTGTGTATCAGTCGAGCGCAGGCGCGTGATGTACAAACGGCATTGCGCGCACGTTATCCTGCGCCCGTTCATGTGGCTTTGGGAATGCGCTACGGAAAGCCGTCTATTGCTGACGCTTTAGAAGAATTACGCGAAAATCAGGCGCAGCAAATAGTGATTTTACCGCTTTATCCGCAATACGCATCACCGACTACGGGATCGACATTTGACGCAGTGGCACAGGTTTTAACCCGCTGGCGTTGGATTCCTGATTTGCGTTTTATCAGTCATTATCACGATCATCCGTCTTATATCAATGCCTTAGCGCAGGAAATTAAAAGTTATTGGCAACGTCATGGTCAAGGTGATCGTTTACTTTTTTCTTATCACGGTATTCCAAAACGCTTTTTTCTCGCGGGCGATCCCTACCACTGTGAATGCCATAAAACCTCGCGGCTGGTCGCAGAAGCATTACAATTATTGCCCGAACAATGGGAAGTGTGTTTTCAGTCGCGTTTTGGACGAGAAGAATGGTTAACACCTTATACCGATGAACGGGTTAAAACGCTCGCTAAAGAAGGGGTGCCGCGCATTGATGTGGTGTGTCCGGGGTTTTCAGCGGATTGTTTGGAAACTTTAGCAGAAATTAATGAAGAAAATCGCGCTTATTTTCTGGAAAATGGCGGGCGTTATTTTCATTATATTCCTGCTTTAAATAACACGCCTTTACATATTGAAGCCTTGACGGATATTGTGTTAAATCATCTGCAAGGATTAATGACCAAAGGAGCGTCCATTCTCAGCACAGAAGCCGATGCGAGAATGGCGCAAATGCAGCAATTAAAAGATCGTGATTAA
- the rimO gene encoding 30S ribosomal protein S12 methylthiotransferase RimO translates to MTTYPAAKIGFISLGCPKATVDSERILTQLRAQGYELGADYQSADVVVVNTCGFIDAAIEESLTTIGEALRENGRVIVTGCLGAQGELVKNTHPQVLAVTGPDALSEVIAAIHEVAPPRPDPFVDLLPPGGLKLTPRHYAYIKIAEGCNQKCSFCIIPQMRGELRSRGIGEVLNEAEQLVSAGVRELLIVAQDTAAYGVDTRYRLDFWQGKPLKTRIKELATHLGTLPAWTRLHYIYPYPHVDQLVELMAEGVILPYLDVPLQHANRAILKAMRRPADSENMLERITKWRSICPDLIIRSTFIVGFPGETEVEFNELLHFLERAQLDRVGAFAYSPVSGAAANALPGAVSEAVKQERLAAFMAVQSDISADRLARRVGQQLPVLIDEINDDHLIARSYGEAPEIDGVIVVPLEDGIEGVTVGDFIEIKLTHSDEHDLFGEIIWGDEA, encoded by the coding sequence ATGACCACTTATCCGGCTGCTAAAATTGGTTTTATTTCTTTGGGCTGTCCTAAAGCCACGGTGGATTCTGAGCGTATTTTGACGCAATTGCGCGCACAGGGGTATGAATTGGGGGCAGATTACCAGTCGGCCGATGTGGTGGTTGTGAATACATGTGGTTTTATTGATGCGGCCATTGAAGAATCGCTGACCACAATTGGCGAGGCTTTGCGCGAAAATGGGCGGGTTATCGTCACGGGTTGTTTGGGCGCACAAGGCGAATTGGTGAAAAATACCCATCCCCAAGTGTTGGCGGTGACGGGGCCGGATGCCTTGTCCGAAGTCATCGCAGCAATACATGAAGTTGCGCCACCGCGTCCTGATCCGTTTGTCGATTTGCTGCCGCCGGGGGGATTAAAATTAACTCCGCGCCATTATGCGTATATTAAAATTGCAGAAGGATGTAATCAAAAATGCAGCTTTTGCATTATTCCTCAGATGCGTGGTGAATTACGTAGTCGTGGGATTGGTGAGGTGCTGAACGAAGCAGAGCAGTTAGTGAGTGCGGGCGTGCGCGAATTGTTGATTGTCGCACAAGATACGGCGGCTTATGGGGTGGATACGCGCTATCGTTTGGATTTTTGGCAAGGTAAGCCGTTGAAAACCAGAATAAAAGAGTTAGCCACACATTTGGGAACATTGCCTGCGTGGACTCGTTTACATTATATTTATCCTTATCCCCACGTGGATCAATTGGTGGAATTAATGGCCGAAGGTGTCATTTTGCCTTATCTGGACGTGCCGTTGCAACATGCCAATCGTGCTATTTTAAAAGCCATGCGTCGTCCTGCCGACAGTGAAAATATGTTAGAAAGAATTACAAAATGGCGATCAATTTGTCCCGATTTAATTATTCGTAGCACTTTTATTGTGGGTTTTCCCGGTGAAACCGAAGTGGAATTTAACGAATTATTACACTTTTTAGAGCGGGCGCAATTGGATCGGGTAGGTGCATTTGCTTATTCTCCCGTTTCAGGTGCAGCGGCCAACGCCTTGCCGGGTGCTGTTTCCGAAGCGGTGAAACAGGAACGTTTAGCTGCTTTTATGGCAGTGCAAAGTGATATTAGTGCGGATCGATTGGCGCGACGAGTTGGGCAGCAATTACCGGTTTTAATTGATGAGATCAATGACGATCATTTAATTGCGCGCAGTTATGGAGAAGCTCCTGAAATTGATGGTGTGATTGTTGTGCCATTAGAAGATGGCATTGAAGGCGTTACTGTGGGTGATTTTATCGAAATAAAATTGACGCATAGTGATGAACATGATTTATTTGGTGAAATCATTTGGGGAGATGAAGCATAA
- a CDS encoding ExbD/TolR family protein, giving the protein MKLRRLSRRESLRMNLTPLIDMVFLLLVFFLMTTTFNRQSQLEINLPEATTEQKATSNALIRIMVDRQGQYAVNDSPPLIDNRLTTLVQVLTQMKAQQSAEATVMISADGDAPHQAVIRAMEAAQEVGLFKLTFEAQNSAP; this is encoded by the coding sequence ATGAAACTGCGTCGTTTATCTCGTCGAGAAAGTTTGCGTATGAATTTAACACCATTAATTGACATGGTATTTTTATTATTGGTGTTTTTTTTAATGACCACAACTTTTAATCGCCAATCGCAATTAGAAATTAATTTACCCGAAGCCACCACAGAACAGAAAGCCACATCGAATGCACTCATTCGCATTATGGTGGATCGACAAGGTCAATATGCGGTTAATGATAGCCCGCCATTAATCGACAATCGTTTGACCACTTTGGTACAGGTTTTAACACAAATGAAAGCACAACAAAGCGCGGAAGCAACGGTCATGATTAGTGCAGACGGCGATGCGCCACATCAAGCGGTGATTCGGGCGATGGAAGCGGCGCAAGAGGTGGGTTTGTTTAAATTGACTTTTGAGGCACAAAACAGCGCACCTTAA
- a CDS encoding pilin gives MKKQLGMSIIELMLVVLTISVLASIAIPLYTDYQRRSKVAEAMNLMAGLKLPMMDYYTTWGTWPTVEQVGGKTQGLYVESVVSGGTPGNYYVEATMGGADPDLGGHSLRMYYEQNTGSWLCTPDGATNPIPVHLLPSSCK, from the coding sequence ATGAAAAAGCAATTGGGGATGTCTATTATCGAATTAATGCTGGTGGTATTGACGATTAGTGTATTGGCTAGTATTGCCATTCCGTTGTATACCGACTACCAACGCCGTTCCAAAGTGGCAGAGGCGATGAATTTGATGGCGGGCTTAAAACTGCCCATGATGGATTACTACACCACGTGGGGAACGTGGCCAACAGTAGAACAAGTTGGCGGCAAAACACAAGGCTTGTATGTAGAAAGTGTTGTATCTGGGGGGACACCGGGCAATTATTATGTAGAAGCCACGATGGGCGGTGCTGATCCTGATTTGGGTGGGCATTCGCTGCGGATGTATTATGAGCAAAATACCGGATCGTGGTTGTGTACTCCTGATGGTGCTACTAATCCCATTCCAGTCCATTTATTGCCTTCCTCTTGCAAATAA
- a CDS encoding VWA domain-containing protein yields the protein MDEFHFAQPLWLLLGLIPLFIIVLNYRHATHFKRIEHFAAAHLLPYLLVKKPRSAQTHSWLWYWTGLWFLGVLALAGPRWDYAMQDVFRQRASLLILLDLSESMRVRDLPGDESRFERALQEIEDILGEPSELEIGLVVFAGLAHLVSPLTDDYNTIRHLLYNIDIGALPVQGSRVGLALEQASAWLSGEAQYQHVLLISDGDFSELDFANGLVEVKKVPAQVHTLGIGTTEGDLVPSPRGQNGRLQNEKGEPVSSALNEFNLKQLASAGGGIYQLSTFHPQESSALLDRVRANTAPDAQRQEQQKLWHERFYILVVIMMVLLLPWYRRTAH from the coding sequence ATGGATGAGTTTCATTTTGCGCAACCTTTATGGTTATTACTAGGATTAATTCCTTTATTTATCATTGTGTTAAATTATCGTCACGCGACTCATTTCAAGCGAATAGAACATTTTGCGGCTGCACACTTATTGCCCTATCTTTTGGTAAAAAAACCCCGCAGCGCACAAACGCATTCTTGGTTATGGTATTGGACGGGTTTATGGTTCTTGGGGGTGTTGGCTTTGGCGGGGCCGCGTTGGGATTACGCAATGCAGGATGTGTTTCGACAACGTGCCAGCCTATTGATTCTCTTAGATTTATCCGAATCGATGCGGGTGCGCGATTTACCGGGCGACGAGTCTCGATTTGAGCGGGCATTGCAAGAAATTGAGGATATTTTGGGCGAACCCAGTGAGTTAGAAATTGGTTTGGTGGTGTTTGCGGGTTTAGCCCATTTGGTCTCTCCCCTCACGGATGATTATAATACGATTCGCCATCTTTTGTATAATATTGACATTGGGGCCTTGCCTGTGCAGGGCAGTCGAGTGGGTTTGGCATTGGAGCAAGCCAGCGCGTGGTTGTCGGGTGAAGCACAATACCAGCATGTGCTGTTAATTTCCGATGGTGATTTTAGTGAACTGGATTTTGCCAACGGCTTGGTGGAAGTAAAAAAAGTGCCTGCTCAAGTGCATACCTTAGGCATCGGCACGACGGAAGGCGATTTAGTCCCATCCCCTCGCGGACAAAATGGCCGATTACAAAATGAAAAAGGCGAGCCTGTTTCATCGGCATTAAATGAATTTAATTTAAAACAATTAGCCAGCGCAGGCGGAGGCATTTATCAATTATCGACTTTTCACCCACAAGAAAGTAGTGCGTTATTAGATCGCGTCCGCGCCAACACCGCACCCGATGCCCAACGCCAAGAACAACAGAAATTATGGCATGAACGTTTTTATATTTTAGTCGTTATTATGATGGTATTATTACTGCCATGGTATCGACGCACAGCACATTAA